The proteins below are encoded in one region of Bosea sp. BIWAKO-01:
- a CDS encoding DUF882 domain-containing protein encodes MISELVAKIGPIKITSTCGGRHARNSQHYSGRAIDFRPVAASTRSAVAAAKALASTGGVGSYPNGLVHVDVGAREASWYGHKRSRRQVAYVARNSR; translated from the coding sequence ATGATCAGCGAGTTGGTCGCCAAGATCGGCCCGATCAAGATCACTTCGACCTGCGGCGGTCGCCATGCCCGGAACTCGCAGCACTATAGCGGACGGGCGATCGATTTCAGGCCCGTGGCTGCTTCGACGCGGAGCGCGGTAGCGGCTGCCAAGGCCCTCGCGAGCACCGGCGGCGTCGGCTCCTACCCGAACGGTCTCGTCCATGTCGATGTCGGAGCGCGTGAGGCCTCCTGGTATGGGCACAAGCGGAGCCGCCGTCAGGTCGCCTACGTAGCCCGCAACAGCCGCTAA
- a CDS encoding ABC transporter ATP-binding protein/permease: MLRSVEAPGVADSLPSDRQVAWRFAGLTGGFWRGATSGKAWFWTLSLAASIIFSVFVNVTVNRWNGWFFDALEKKDTESALTAMAVFPVLAVIVAGIGVVILVTRETLQVHWRQWVTAKLADGWIGERRFFRLGLSNDEPANPEYRIADDVRWATEPLVDFAIGLLSAFITIVMFIEILWEIGGALTIPVGSRAITIPAYLVLAAILYAVLVSLLITVVGRRLPRLVAARNEGEAKLRFALMRIRDHGEPIALARAEAGERRAVARTYDSLAQRWLAMIRQRGRLTWITNGSGALVPVVPLLLAAPKYLSGEMSLGGVVQVAAAFVAVQNAFNWVLDNFMRIAEWLAAARRVNELADALDRVELSPPDDHLSVKQSPDAQLCLADVTLTDRDGRNLAADLSFSLPAGATLHLSGELGLGKSALIQALAGLWPWGRGEISLPEGARVTVVPHSLHLSEGSLRTILDTALTRPGDALADALRRYGLSPLAASLDEHRDWDKLLATGDRQRLALARAELEAPDVLLLDESTSALEIDTALELIAELRAARPGAIVLLMGQSPGFAEAASHHLVMKRAGGVTRMANPDGTSALRAGAVERGLT, translated from the coding sequence TTGCTGAGATCTGTCGAAGCGCCTGGTGTTGCTGACAGCCTGCCCTCTGACCGGCAGGTCGCCTGGCGCTTTGCCGGTTTGACCGGCGGCTTCTGGCGCGGGGCGACCAGCGGCAAGGCCTGGTTCTGGACGCTGTCGCTGGCGGCCTCCATCATCTTCAGCGTCTTCGTCAATGTCACCGTCAATCGCTGGAACGGCTGGTTCTTCGATGCGCTGGAGAAGAAGGATACGGAAAGCGCGCTGACCGCGATGGCGGTCTTTCCGGTGCTCGCTGTCATCGTCGCCGGCATAGGCGTCGTCATCCTGGTCACGCGCGAGACACTCCAGGTGCACTGGCGGCAATGGGTGACCGCGAAACTCGCGGACGGCTGGATCGGGGAGCGGCGCTTTTTCCGTCTGGGCCTGTCGAATGATGAGCCGGCCAATCCCGAATACCGCATCGCCGACGATGTGCGCTGGGCAACCGAGCCGCTCGTCGATTTCGCCATTGGCCTGCTCTCGGCCTTCATCACCATCGTGATGTTCATCGAGATCCTCTGGGAAATCGGAGGCGCCCTGACGATCCCGGTGGGCTCGCGGGCGATCACCATCCCGGCTTATCTGGTATTGGCGGCGATTCTCTATGCCGTGCTGGTCTCGCTGCTGATCACCGTGGTCGGCCGCAGGCTGCCGCGCCTCGTTGCCGCGCGAAACGAGGGCGAGGCCAAGTTGCGCTTCGCCCTGATGCGCATTCGCGATCATGGCGAGCCGATCGCGCTCGCCCGCGCCGAGGCGGGCGAGCGTCGCGCCGTCGCACGCACCTATGACAGCCTGGCGCAGCGCTGGCTCGCCATGATCCGCCAGCGCGGCCGGCTGACCTGGATCACCAATGGCAGCGGTGCGCTCGTTCCGGTCGTTCCGCTGCTGCTGGCCGCGCCGAAATATCTCTCCGGCGAGATGTCGCTCGGCGGGGTCGTTCAAGTCGCCGCCGCCTTTGTGGCCGTGCAGAACGCCTTCAACTGGGTGCTCGACAATTTCATGCGCATCGCGGAATGGCTGGCCGCTGCGCGGCGCGTCAACGAACTTGCCGACGCGCTCGACCGTGTCGAGTTGAGCCCGCCGGATGACCATCTGAGCGTGAAGCAAAGCCCTGACGCTCAGCTCTGTCTTGCAGATGTCACCTTGACCGATCGCGATGGCCGCAACCTGGCCGCCGATCTCAGCTTCTCCCTGCCAGCCGGCGCGACCTTGCATCTCTCGGGCGAACTCGGGCTCGGCAAATCGGCGCTGATCCAGGCGCTCGCCGGTCTCTGGCCCTGGGGCAGAGGCGAGATTTCCCTGCCGGAGGGAGCACGGGTGACCGTCGTGCCGCACAGCCTGCACCTGAGCGAAGGCAGCCTGCGCACGATTCTCGATACCGCGCTGACCCGTCCGGGCGATGCGCTTGCCGATGCCTTGCGCCGTTACGGGCTCTCTCCGCTCGCCGCGAGCCTCGACGAGCATCGCGACTGGGACAAGCTTCTGGCGACGGGCGACAGGCAGCGCCTGGCGCTCGCCCGCGCCGAACTCGAAGCGCCCGATGTGCTCCTGCTCGACGAATCCACCAGCGCGCTGGAAATCGACACTGCGCTCGAACTCATCGCCGAGCTGCGCGCCGCTCGGCCCGGCGCCATCGTCCTGCTGATGGGGCAGAGCCCTGGCTTTGCCGAGGCCGCCAGCCACCATCTCGTGATGAAGCGGGCCGGCGGCGTGACGCGAATGGCCAATCCGGATGGCACGTCCGCCCTGCGGGCCGGTGCGGTCGAGCGGGGCCTGACATGA
- a CDS encoding polysaccharide pyruvyl transferase family protein — MKILRATTNEIVVSVAKRPDGAWPALRLRLDGQDYATILPGAVITGDAAVAELTIPLPRLADGRPREIAVLDAESGKIAPGSGLAPIATEKKLRALVIYPAGEVYEHDKVRWYRAPMEKLLSDYFNIGDMIVFDSTLKLLRYAHLEPMKIMNPMEADIERYASEFDYVFVRGSNFIHEKMEWFRAVEVLEKVKLPVYAIGVGAQASQNRAIELPDASKRFWQIVSDRCAAIGVRGAFSAETLRHNGIRNVDVVGCPSIFRTRKRDLAIRVPDQREIRKVAFSLRREADKSYTADPEAYLRNQKAALLKVDRQSEMVMSSHGEQEEKAFFLRDEKAMEKAVAEFVHTGWWSGSDDAAMRRIYEKQLFTFFDVERYDAFAQGLDLAVGYRVHGVLPAVAQGVPGVLVAYDTRSQELAETLKIPVVPESALAEGGWRAVYQEAQLNTLAKSYAASYDRMRDFLDRNGAPHRM, encoded by the coding sequence TTGAAAATTCTGCGTGCCACAACGAACGAGATCGTCGTCTCCGTCGCGAAGCGTCCCGATGGGGCTTGGCCGGCGCTGCGCCTGCGGCTGGACGGTCAGGATTATGCGACGATCCTGCCGGGCGCGGTGATAACCGGCGACGCGGCCGTTGCCGAGCTCACCATCCCGCTGCCCAGGCTCGCCGACGGTCGGCCGCGCGAGATCGCGGTGCTTGATGCCGAGAGCGGCAAGATCGCGCCCGGCTCGGGCCTCGCCCCGATCGCGACCGAGAAAAAGCTGCGCGCACTGGTGATCTACCCGGCCGGCGAGGTCTACGAGCACGACAAGGTGCGCTGGTACCGGGCACCGATGGAGAAGCTGCTCTCCGACTATTTCAACATCGGCGACATGATCGTCTTCGACTCGACGCTCAAGCTTCTGCGCTATGCGCATCTCGAGCCGATGAAGATCATGAATCCGATGGAGGCCGATATCGAGCGCTATGCCAGCGAGTTCGACTACGTCTTCGTCCGCGGCTCGAATTTCATCCATGAAAAAATGGAGTGGTTCCGTGCCGTCGAGGTGCTGGAGAAGGTCAAGCTGCCGGTCTACGCCATCGGTGTCGGCGCGCAGGCGAGCCAGAACCGCGCCATTGAACTGCCGGACGCCTCGAAGCGGTTCTGGCAGATCGTTTCCGACCGCTGCGCCGCCATTGGCGTACGCGGCGCCTTCAGCGCCGAGACGCTGCGCCATAACGGCATTCGCAATGTCGACGTGGTCGGCTGCCCCTCGATCTTTCGGACCCGCAAGCGCGATCTCGCCATCCGGGTTCCAGACCAGCGCGAGATCCGCAAGGTCGCCTTCAGCCTCAGGCGCGAGGCGGACAAGAGCTATACCGCCGACCCGGAAGCCTATCTGCGCAACCAGAAGGCCGCGCTTCTCAAGGTCGATCGCCAGAGCGAGATGGTGATGTCTTCGCATGGCGAGCAGGAGGAGAAAGCCTTCTTCCTGCGCGACGAGAAGGCGATGGAGAAGGCCGTTGCCGAGTTCGTTCACACGGGCTGGTGGAGTGGCTCCGATGATGCGGCGATGCGCCGGATCTACGAGAAGCAGCTTTTCACCTTCTTCGATGTCGAGCGCTATGACGCATTTGCTCAGGGGCTCGATCTCGCGGTCGGCTACCGCGTCCACGGCGTGCTGCCGGCGGTGGCGCAGGGCGTGCCGGGCGTACTCGTCGCCTATGACACGCGCAGCCAGGAACTGGCCGAGACCCTGAAGATCCCTGTCGTACCGGAGTCCGCCCTCGCCGAAGGCGGGTGGCGAGCTGTCTATCAGGAAGCTCAGCTCAACACGCTCGCGAAGAGCTATGCCGCCTCCTACGACCGCATGCGTGACTTCCTCGACAGGAACGGCGCCCCCCACCGGATGTGA
- a CDS encoding lysylphosphatidylglycerol synthase domain-containing protein, whose protein sequence is MPLRKRSRWRWLGPLASTVIFVASLAVLWLIIREMEPGQVVGAFADASRRQIGLALGFTALSYLLLTGYDALALRRLGMSIPYRTTALASFTSYSVSFTLGFPIVTGGTVRYWIYSAKGVRASEVARLTIIAGLTFWLGLGAILSACLFYATDSVAMLARTSPWVVLVVGGATGLAILGYLVWVATDERTFRVRGWNLPLPGLGITLGQMTLGACEVCAAAAVLFVLLPGGYGLEYPAFLAAYVFACLIGIAAHTPGGLGVFEATMLVALNRLPYGHVLGALLLFRIIYYLLPFILALVMLALHEMIRRIKRHDI, encoded by the coding sequence ATGCCGCTGCGCAAACGCAGTCGCTGGCGCTGGCTCGGCCCACTTGCCAGCACGGTCATCTTCGTCGCTTCGCTGGCCGTCCTCTGGCTGATCATCCGCGAGATGGAGCCGGGCCAGGTAGTCGGTGCCTTCGCCGATGCCAGCCGCCGCCAGATCGGGCTGGCGCTCGGCTTCACCGCGCTGAGCTATCTGCTGCTGACCGGCTATGATGCGCTGGCGCTGAGAAGGCTGGGGATGTCGATCCCCTACCGAACGACCGCACTCGCCTCCTTCACCAGCTATTCCGTGTCCTTCACGCTCGGATTCCCGATCGTGACGGGCGGCACCGTTCGTTACTGGATCTACTCGGCCAAGGGGGTGCGCGCCTCCGAGGTCGCTCGACTGACGATTATCGCCGGCCTGACCTTCTGGCTCGGCCTCGGCGCGATCCTCAGCGCCTGCCTGTTCTATGCCACCGATTCTGTCGCGATGCTCGCGCGCACCTCGCCCTGGGTCGTGCTGGTCGTCGGCGGCGCCACGGGGCTCGCCATCCTCGGCTATCTCGTCTGGGTCGCGACCGACGAACGCACTTTCCGGGTCCGCGGCTGGAACCTGCCGCTGCCGGGGCTCGGCATCACGCTAGGCCAGATGACGCTTGGCGCCTGCGAGGTCTGCGCCGCCGCCGCCGTGCTCTTCGTGCTTCTGCCCGGCGGCTATGGGCTGGAATATCCGGCCTTCCTGGCGGCCTATGTCTTCGCCTGCCTGATCGGCATCGCTGCCCATACGCCCGGCGGGCTGGGAGTCTTTGAGGCGACGATGCTCGTCGCGCTCAACCGGCTGCCCTATGGCCATGTGCTTGGAGCCTTGCTGCTCTTCCGCATCATCTACTACCTGCTGCCCTTCATCCTGGCGCTGGTGATGCTGGCGCTGCACGAAATGATCCGCCGCATCAAGCGCCACGACATCTAG
- a CDS encoding ABC-F family ATP-binding cassette domain-containing protein codes for MALINARKLGVTLGAPLFSNLNLAIGPGDRLGLVAANGRGKSTLLRCLAGSHEPATGEITRSRGLRVGHVEQEIPAELLALPFYDLVLRALPPEQAETESWRVDVALEALEIPEALRRRPLSQLSGGWQRFAMLASVWVTDPDMLLLDEPTNHLDLARINQLEEWLNGLPRDVPVVISSHDRAFLDAVTNRTLFLRLESSPVFALPYTRARAALDEVDASEERRYQREMKAAQQLRRQAAKLNNIGINSGSDLLVVKTKQLRQRAERLEEAARPGYQERSSGAIRLANRGTHAKVLVTLDDLSVETPDGTLLFRTGKRSIAQGDRIVLLGRNGTGKSRLIGLIRDAIAETDAARIKVTPSLALGYSSQSLSELADSDTPHGVITRRFDVGDQPARSLLAGAGVSIDMQSSRIGALSGGQKSRLAMLVLRLANPNFYLLDEPTNHLDIEGQEALEAELMAHEASCLLVSHDRSFVRAVGNRFWLIENRKLVEIEGPEAFFAAAQAGET; via the coding sequence ATGGCCTTGATCAACGCTCGCAAACTCGGCGTCACGCTTGGTGCGCCGCTCTTTTCCAATCTCAATCTTGCGATCGGGCCGGGCGATCGCCTCGGCCTCGTCGCAGCCAATGGTCGCGGTAAATCCACCCTGCTGCGCTGCCTTGCTGGTTCCCATGAGCCCGCGACAGGCGAGATCACGCGTTCGCGCGGACTTCGCGTCGGTCATGTCGAGCAGGAGATTCCGGCCGAACTGCTGGCATTGCCCTTCTATGACCTCGTGCTTCGCGCCCTGCCGCCAGAGCAGGCTGAGACGGAATCCTGGCGCGTCGACGTCGCGCTGGAAGCGCTCGAAATTCCCGAGGCGCTTCGCCGGCGCCCCCTGTCGCAGCTGAGCGGTGGCTGGCAGCGCTTCGCCATGCTGGCCAGCGTCTGGGTGACCGATCCCGACATGCTGCTGCTCGACGAGCCGACCAACCATCTCGACCTCGCCCGGATCAACCAACTCGAGGAATGGCTGAACGGCCTGCCGCGCGACGTGCCCGTCGTGATCTCCAGTCATGATCGCGCCTTCCTCGACGCGGTGACCAATCGCACGCTGTTCCTCAGGCTGGAGAGCTCACCGGTCTTCGCGCTGCCCTATACGCGGGCGCGCGCCGCGCTGGATGAGGTCGATGCCTCGGAGGAGCGTCGCTACCAGCGCGAGATGAAGGCAGCGCAGCAGTTGCGTCGGCAGGCGGCGAAGCTGAACAATATCGGGATCAACTCCGGCAGCGACCTGCTCGTGGTCAAGACCAAGCAGCTCAGGCAAAGGGCCGAGCGCCTGGAAGAGGCGGCGAGGCCTGGCTACCAGGAGCGCTCATCGGGCGCGATCAGGCTGGCCAATCGTGGCACGCATGCCAAGGTCCTGGTGACCCTCGACGATCTTTCCGTCGAGACACCGGACGGCACGCTGCTGTTCAGGACCGGCAAGCGCTCGATCGCCCAGGGTGACCGGATCGTGCTGCTTGGCCGCAACGGGACCGGCAAGTCGCGACTGATTGGCCTGATCAGGGACGCGATCGCGGAAACCGACGCTGCGCGCATCAAGGTCACGCCGTCGCTTGCCCTTGGTTATAGCAGTCAGAGTCTCTCCGAACTCGCCGATAGCGATACGCCGCATGGCGTGATCACCCGGCGCTTCGATGTCGGCGACCAGCCGGCGCGCAGCCTGCTGGCGGGTGCGGGAGTGTCGATCGACATGCAGAGCAGCCGGATCGGCGCGCTCTCGGGCGGGCAGAAGTCGCGGCTCGCCATGTTGGTCCTGCGCCTGGCCAATCCGAATTTCTACCTGCTCGACGAACCGACGAACCATCTCGATATCGAAGGGCAGGAGGCGCTGGAAGCCGAACTCATGGCCCATGAGGCGAGCTGCCTGCTGGTTTCGCATGACCGCAGCTTCGTCAGGGCGGTCGGCAATCGCTTCTGGCTGATCGAGAATCGCAAATTGGTCGAGATCGAGGGGCCGGAGGCATTTTTCGCTGCGGCTCAAGCCGGAGAAACCTGA
- the pstS gene encoding phosphate ABC transporter substrate-binding protein PstS produces the protein MRKILILAAATIGLAGVAQAADITGAGATFPFPIYSKWAEAYKKETNIGLNYQSIGSGGGIRQIKAKTVAFGATDAPLKGEDLTKDGLLQFPTVMGGVVPAVNIAGVEPGKLKLTGAIIADIYQGTIKKWNDPKIVAINAGLTLPDANINPVYRSDGSGTTFVFTDYLSRVSPDWKSKIGTNTAVQWPVGIGGKGNEGVSASVKQVANSIGYVEYAYAKQNKLAHALVENAEGQFPAPDDKSFQAAAANANWNEAPGFGISLNNQKGAQAWPITSATFLLVHAKPEKPEEVQSALKFVDWAYKNGDKLALDLDYVPLPANVKDQVRATWKGVTDPAGKPIF, from the coding sequence ATGCGCAAAATTCTCATTCTCGCGGCTGCGACGATCGGCCTGGCCGGCGTTGCCCAGGCCGCCGACATCACCGGCGCGGGCGCGACCTTCCCTTTCCCGATCTACTCGAAATGGGCTGAAGCTTATAAGAAGGAGACCAATATCGGTCTCAACTATCAGTCGATCGGCTCAGGCGGCGGTATCCGGCAGATCAAGGCCAAGACGGTTGCGTTCGGCGCGACCGATGCCCCGCTCAAGGGCGAGGACCTGACCAAGGACGGCCTGCTCCAGTTCCCGACCGTCATGGGTGGCGTCGTTCCGGCCGTCAACATTGCCGGCGTCGAGCCGGGCAAGCTGAAGCTCACCGGCGCGATCATCGCCGACATCTATCAGGGCACCATCAAGAAGTGGAACGATCCCAAGATCGTCGCCATCAATGCTGGCCTGACCTTACCTGACGCCAACATCAACCCGGTCTATCGTTCGGACGGCTCGGGCACGACGTTCGTCTTCACCGATTATCTCTCGCGCGTTTCGCCGGATTGGAAGTCGAAGATCGGCACCAACACGGCGGTGCAGTGGCCTGTCGGCATCGGCGGCAAGGGCAATGAGGGCGTCTCGGCTTCCGTCAAGCAGGTCGCAAACTCGATCGGTTATGTCGAATACGCCTATGCCAAGCAGAACAAGCTGGCCCATGCTCTGGTCGAGAACGCCGAAGGCCAGTTCCCGGCTCCGGACGACAAGTCCTTCCAGGCCGCTGCCGCCAATGCGAACTGGAACGAGGCTCCGGGCTTCGGCATCTCGCTGAACAATCAGAAGGGCGCTCAGGCCTGGCCGATCACCTCCGCCACGTTCCTGCTCGTGCACGCCAAGCCGGAGAAGCCGGAAGAGGTGCAGTCCGCGCTGAAATTCGTCGACTGGGCCTACAAGAACGGCGACAAGCTGGCGCTCGATCTCGACTACGTGCCGCTCCCGGCCAACGTCAAGGATCAGGTCCGGGCTACCTGGAAGGGCGTCACCGACCCGGCCGGCAAGCCGATCTTCTGA
- a CDS encoding GSCFA domain-containing protein, producing MKIEYDAGTALTIMRGNPVRGWISGKPERMAKERLTTGNYLSVEHKPKFQIDPAWPIFTMGSCFAREVENVLMMRGLSLLLEGHGVPAEHFESWNEATGRGGGAARGSLSRGALNKYSVRSMTHELKRVLLDEPYPNEGLIELAPDQWFDPHASGLRLLDQQTALANRKRLTAATARIREARICFFTLGLTETWLDSETGLAMNIHPGPTWLSRMPERFRFVDYGYEATLNDMLDTIALIREHCHPEMRFIVTVSPVPLGATFKDADVIVANSASKSVLRAVTEELYRRFDFVDYFPSYEIVLNSPRAIAFEEDQLHVARNMVATVMETFGRSYLGQTIGAAGSPALV from the coding sequence ATGAAGATCGAATACGACGCGGGCACCGCGCTCACGATCATGCGCGGCAATCCGGTGCGCGGCTGGATCTCGGGCAAGCCCGAGCGCATGGCCAAGGAGCGGCTGACGACCGGCAACTATCTCTCGGTCGAGCATAAGCCGAAGTTCCAGATCGATCCGGCCTGGCCGATTTTTACGATGGGCTCCTGCTTCGCGCGCGAGGTCGAGAACGTCCTGATGATGCGTGGGCTGTCGCTCCTGCTCGAAGGCCACGGCGTTCCCGCCGAGCATTTCGAGAGCTGGAACGAGGCGACGGGCCGCGGCGGCGGTGCGGCGCGTGGAAGTTTGAGTCGCGGCGCGCTCAACAAGTACTCGGTGCGGTCCATGACGCATGAGCTCAAGCGCGTCCTGCTCGACGAACCCTATCCGAACGAAGGGCTGATCGAGCTCGCGCCCGACCAGTGGTTCGATCCCCATGCCAGCGGCCTGAGATTGCTCGACCAGCAGACCGCCCTTGCCAATCGCAAGCGCCTGACGGCCGCGACCGCGCGGATCAGGGAGGCGCGGATCTGCTTCTTCACGCTCGGGTTGACCGAGACCTGGCTCGACTCCGAGACCGGGCTCGCCATGAACATCCATCCCGGCCCGACCTGGCTCTCGCGCATGCCCGAGCGCTTCCGTTTCGTCGATTACGGTTACGAGGCGACCCTGAACGACATGCTCGATACGATTGCGCTGATCCGCGAGCACTGCCATCCCGAGATGCGCTTCATCGTCACCGTTTCGCCCGTGCCGCTAGGAGCGACGTTCAAGGATGCCGATGTCATCGTGGCCAACAGTGCCTCGAAATCGGTGCTGCGCGCCGTCACAGAGGAACTCTACCGGCGCTTCGATTTCGTCGATTATTTCCCGAGCTACGAGATCGTCCTGAACTCGCCGCGCGCCATCGCCTTCGAGGAAGACCAGCTCCATGTCGCCCGCAACATGGTAGCAACCGTGATGGAGACCTTCGGGCGCAGCTATCTCGGTCAGACGATCGGTGCGGCTGGCAGCCCGGCCCTGGTCTGA
- a CDS encoding nitroreductase: MNQSQAALAAAPGDGEAMLRLLETRRSVGMTMLSEPGPDAAALARILTIAARVPDHGVLEPWRFIVLAGEARKRASEHVSRLYATENAAMDSEKREKFTGIIGRSLTYAPLIVLVVSKSDPEARVPVWEQDLSAGAVCMNLLTAAHALGFGANWLTGWAAYSPGVHALFGLSSGEKLAGLVHIGTAKEAPTERRRPDIEAITSVWTGTD, translated from the coding sequence ATGAACCAGAGCCAGGCGGCCCTTGCCGCAGCGCCCGGGGATGGCGAGGCAATGCTGCGCCTGCTCGAAACGCGCCGCTCGGTCGGGATGACGATGCTCAGCGAGCCGGGCCCAGATGCGGCAGCGCTGGCCCGCATCCTGACGATCGCCGCCCGCGTGCCCGACCATGGCGTGCTCGAACCCTGGCGCTTCATCGTGCTTGCCGGCGAAGCGCGCAAGCGGGCAAGCGAGCATGTCTCGCGGCTCTATGCCACCGAGAACGCGGCGATGGATTCCGAGAAGCGCGAGAAATTCACTGGGATCATCGGCCGCTCGCTGACCTATGCGCCCCTGATCGTCCTCGTCGTCAGCAAGAGCGACCCCGAGGCGCGCGTCCCGGTCTGGGAGCAGGATCTCTCCGCCGGGGCGGTCTGCATGAACCTGCTCACCGCAGCCCACGCGCTTGGCTTCGGCGCGAACTGGCTCACCGGCTGGGCCGCCTACAGCCCCGGCGTGCACGCCCTGTTCGGGCTTTCGAGCGGCGAGAAGCTCGCGGGCCTCGTCCATATCGGCACGGCGAAGGAAGCGCCGACCGAGCGCCGGCGCCCCGATATCGAGGCGATCACCTCCGTGTGGACGGGGACAGACTGA
- a CDS encoding ATP-binding protein, with translation MVDVVDPHAPATAALIEALGAAVVLLDAQGVAQALSPAMRALIPALERGQSLTLVLRDPDLIDAIEQVSRRGGRRVIELVERVPVERTFRIHIAALTGGVWRNPVALTFEDLSELRVTERMRVDFVANASHELRTPLASLLGFVETLQGPARNDTGARDRFLAIMREQGLRMARLVDDLLSLSRIELRAHLAPDTPVDLSAISREIVDSLTLMARERKVALKLETPPQPVQVAGDRDELLRLMENLVENAIKYGREGGAVAINVVESASEASVSVRDDGPGIPPEHLPRLTERFYRVDTAASREAGGTGLGLAIVKHIVLRHRGRLTIESEYGKGALFKAILPRLGAMMRNPS, from the coding sequence ATGGTCGATGTCGTCGATCCTCACGCGCCGGCTACTGCAGCGCTGATCGAGGCGCTGGGCGCCGCCGTGGTGCTGCTCGATGCGCAAGGGGTGGCGCAGGCGCTGAGCCCGGCGATGCGCGCGCTCATTCCAGCGCTCGAACGCGGCCAGTCGCTCACGCTCGTCCTGCGCGACCCCGACCTGATCGACGCGATCGAGCAGGTTTCGCGCCGTGGGGGGCGCCGGGTCATCGAGCTGGTTGAGCGCGTGCCGGTCGAGCGCACCTTCCGCATCCACATCGCAGCTTTGACCGGGGGCGTCTGGCGTAATCCCGTGGCGCTGACCTTCGAGGATCTGAGTGAGCTGCGCGTCACGGAACGCATGCGCGTCGATTTCGTGGCGAATGCCAGCCACGAACTGCGCACGCCGCTCGCCTCGCTTCTCGGCTTCGTCGAGACGCTGCAGGGACCGGCGCGCAACGATACCGGCGCGCGCGACCGCTTTCTCGCCATCATGCGCGAGCAGGGTCTGCGCATGGCGCGGTTGGTCGACGATCTGCTTTCGCTCTCGCGCATCGAGTTGCGCGCCCATCTCGCGCCGGACACCCCCGTCGATCTCTCCGCGATTTCGCGGGAGATCGTCGACTCGCTCACCTTGATGGCACGCGAGCGCAAGGTGGCGTTGAAGCTCGAGACGCCACCCCAGCCGGTCCAGGTCGCGGGGGACCGCGACGAGTTGCTGCGGCTGATGGAGAATCTCGTCGAGAACGCCATCAAATATGGCCGCGAGGGCGGCGCCGTTGCAATCAATGTGGTCGAGAGCGCGAGCGAAGCCAGCGTCAGCGTTCGTGACGACGGGCCAGGCATCCCGCCCGAGCATCTGCCCCGCCTCACCGAACGCTTCTATCGTGTCGACACGGCGGCGAGCCGCGAGGCCGGTGGCACGGGCCTTGGCCTCGCCATCGTCAAGCACATCGTGCTACGCCATCGCGGCCGTCTCACCATCGAGAGCGAGTACGGCAAGGGTGCCCTCTTCAAGGCGATCCTGCCGCGCCTCGGCGCGATGATGCGGAACCCGTCCTGA